The window GGCGGTGGGGCGCCATTCCGGGCGGGCCAGGACGGCGAGGCCGCGCGGCTGCAGCGCCGCGAAGGCTTCCTCGTCGCTCTGGTCGTCGCCCAGGTAGGCGATGGCGGCGTCGTCGTCCAGCTCCGCCAGGACGGTGCGGACGGCGTCGGCCTTGCTCCTCTCGCCCACGCGCAGTTCGATGCCGCCATCGAACTCCAGCAGCGCCATGCGCGGGCGGAAGGAGAGCGGCATCCAGCGCAACAGGGCCTTGCTGCGGAGTTCGGCGGCCGCGCTCTCGGGCAGGCCGCGCCAGTGCAGGGCGATGCTGCCGGGCTTGAACTCGGCCAGACGCCGGGCCCCAAAATGCTCCAGCCAGGCGGAGGCCTCGGCCAAAGTCTGGCGGGCGTCGGGATCCACGGTCACCAGTTCGCAGGAGCCGTCGGGCTTGAGGCGCTGCAGGCCGTGCGCGCCCCAGATCTCGGGATAGGGAAGGATGCCCAGCAGGCGCACCACCTCGCCGGCGGGGCGGCCGGTGATCATGACCACGCGCGTGCCGGCGTGCATGATCTCCTTGAGCAGACCGGGCACGCCCGGGTAGGGGAGGGCGCGTGCACGCTGCTCGCGGAACGGCGCCAGGGTGCCGTCATAGTCGAGCAGCAGGGCGGC is drawn from Terriglobales bacterium and contains these coding sequences:
- a CDS encoding trehalose-phosphatase, which produces MAAAGEIVDREQFLERLARARQAALLLDYDGTLAPFREQRARALPYPGVPGLLKEIMHAGTRVVMITGRPAGEVVRLLGILPYPEIWGAHGLQRLKPDGSCELVTVDPDARQTLAEASAWLEHFGARRLAEFKPGSIALHWRGLPESAAAELRSKALLRWMPLSFRPRMALLEFDGGIELRVGERSKADAVRTVLAELDDDAAIAYLGDDQSDEEAFAALQPRGLAVLARPEWRPTA